From one Perca flavescens isolate YP-PL-M2 chromosome 4, PFLA_1.0, whole genome shotgun sequence genomic stretch:
- the chia.1 gene encoding chitinase, acidic.1, producing MARLLTALGVLLVLHIASSNKLVCHMTNWAQYRPSSAKFTADNIDPFLCTHVIYALATINSFNQISPIEWNDEEQFSKLSNLKNVNPALKTLLSVGGTVNGISPFISMVARPEGRAVFIKSAISYLRTHNFDGLNLAWEYPGHNGSQAQDKERFTLLVTELSKAFEDDAKDNRKTQLLLSANVAAFRPNIDRAYEVKKIASHLDFINVMTYDYHGHWEDATGHNSPLYPSPVDSGSHVHHNINSTVSYWLALEAPAEKLLLGFPTYGRTYRLSGAATGLGAPSNGPADAGPYTRTAGFWAYYEICDFASSATAEWIPEQQVPYATYGSAWVGYDDMRSYSSKVQWMTANNLGGAHVWTLDMDDFGGSLCSSGAYPLVNHLRMSMGFPPKPTTTPRPTTTRDPIADFCSGRPDGLYENVADAATYFQCFKGNTYLHRCQPGLIYWDSCKCCNWP from the exons ATGGCGAGACTCCTCACAG CTCTGGGCGTTCTGCTCGTTTTGCACATCG CCTCATCCAATAAACTGGTGTGCCACATGACCAACTGGGCCCAGTACAGGCCCAGCAGTGCCAAATTCACCGCAGACAACATCGACCCCTTCCTGTGCACACACGTCATCTACGCTCTGGCCACCATCAACAGCTTCAACCAGATCAGCCCCATTGAGTGGAACGATGAGGAGCAATTCAGCAAGCTCAGCAACCTCAAGAATGT TAATCCTGCACTGAAGACTCTGCTGTCTGTCGGAGGCACAGTCAATGGAATAAGCCC ATTCATCTCCATGGTAGCCAGGCCTGAGGGTCGTGCTGTCTTCATCAAGTCGGCCATCAGCTACCTGCGCACCCATAACTTTGACGGGCTGAACTTGGCCTGGGAATATCCTGGACACAACGGCAGCCAGGCGCAGGACAAGGAGAGGTTCACTCTGCTGGTCACG GAGCTATCCAAGGCCTTTGAGGACGATGCCAAGGAcaacaggaagactcagctgcTGCTGTCAGCCAACGTTGCTGCTTTCCGTCCCAACATCGACAGAGCATACGAGGTCAAAAAGATTGCATC tcacCTGGACTTCATCAATGTAATGACCTATGACTATCATGGACACTGGGAGGACGCCACTGGACACAACAGCCCTCTGTACCCCAGCCCTGTGGACTCTGGATCACACGTTCATCACAATATC AACTCTACTGTGTCCTACTGGCTGGCTCTGGAAGCCCCGGCTGAGAAGCTGCTGCTGGGATTCCCCACCTACGGACGAACCTACCGCCTTAGCGGCGCTGCGACCGGCCTGGGAGCACCGTCTAACGGCCCCGCAGACGCCGGACCCTACACTCGCACTGCCGGCTTCTGGGCCTACTATGAG ATCTGTGACTTCGCCTCCAGTGCAACTGCTGAATGGATCCCTGAACAGCAGGTTCCATATGCCACCTATGGAAGTGCCTGGGTGGGCTATGATGACATGCGCAGCTATTCTTCCAAG GTCCAGTGGATGACTGCCAACAACCTGGGAGGGGCTCATGTGTGGACTCTGGACATGGATGACTTTGGTGGATCCCTCTGCTCATCTGGAGCTTATCCTCTCGTCAACCACCTCAGGATGTCAATGG GCTTCCCCCCAAAGCCCACCACCACCCCGAGACCCACCACCACCAGGGACCCCATTGCAGATTTCTGCAGTGGCCGCCCTGATGGCCTGTATGAGAACGTAGCCGATGCGGCCACCTACTTCCAGTGCTTCAAGGGAAACACATATCTGCACCGCTGCCAGCCCGGCCTCATCTACTGGGACTCCTGCAAGTGCTGCAACTGGCCCTGA